A genome region from Prionailurus viverrinus isolate Anna chromosome A3, UM_Priviv_1.0, whole genome shotgun sequence includes the following:
- the PDRG1 gene encoding p53 and DNA damage-regulated protein 1 gives MLSPEAERVLRYLVEVEELAEEVLADKRQIVDLDTKRNQNREGLRALQKDLSLSEDVMVCFGNMFIRMPHPQTKEMIEKDQDHLDKEIEKLRKQLKVKVNRLFEAQGKPELKGFNLNPLNQDELKALKIILKG, from the exons ATGCTGTCACCCGAGGCGGAACGGGTGCTTCGGTACCTGGTGGAGGTGGAAGAGCTCGCGGAGGAGGTGCTGGCGGACAAGCGACAG ATTGTGGATCTGGACACCAAAAGGAATCAGAACCGGGAGGGCCTGCGGGCTCTGCAGAAGGATCTCAGCCTCTCCG AAGATGTGATGGTTTGCTTCGGGAACATGTTCATCAGGATGCCTCACCCTCAGACGAAGGAGATGATTGAGAAAG ATCAGGACCATCTggataaagaaatagagaaactCCGCAAACAACTTAAAGTGAAGGTCAACCGCCTCTTTGAGGCCCAAG GCAAACCAGAGCTGAAGGGTTTTAACCTGAATCCCCTCAACCAGGATGAGCTTAAAGCTCTCAAGatcattttaaaaggatga